One Thauera sp. K11 DNA window includes the following coding sequences:
- a CDS encoding UvrD-helicase domain-containing protein, with amino-acid sequence MSALLNAPQREAIRYLDGPCLVLAGAGSGKTRVITHKIAHLINECGLSPANIAAITFTNKAAKEMQERVAHLMGGRAPGGLTVCTFHALGVRIIRQEAAHCGLKPQFSILDASDTVQIVSDVAGDSDKGIAKQMQWQISSWKNAMVTPEEAAQLADNEIASVAARLYKEYERTLRAYQAVDFDDLIALPVRLFEEHPEVRERWQNRLRYLLVDEYQDTNRAQYRLLKLLSGVRGAFTAVGDDDQAIYAWRGADVENLRLLQQDYPKLKVIKLEQNYRSSRRILEAANTVIANNEKLFEKRLWSEHGIGEQIVVTNCRDAEHEAEWVATKITAHKFEHRTRFKDYAVLYRGNHQARVIEQQLRNQRVPYVMSGGQSFFDKAEIRDLISYLRLLVNEDDDLAFIRAITTPRRGVGPATLEALGAYAGRRHVSLFAAVFEEGLTQRLNAKQLAGVQEFAGFINRLQYRAPREPAAQLLEDLLAAIGYEAWLFEHCDTREAESKWDNVRDFVGWLGRKGEEDGKNLVDLTQTIALMSMLDKEDPDFDGVQLATLHASKGLEFPHVFLIGVEEGLLPHQSSIDEDKIEEERRLMYVGITRAQRSLNITWCERRKSGREPRPCEPSRFIAEMGEDVKMNDRRTAAPVSREEGKARLANLMAMFEQRDNKPAG; translated from the coding sequence ATGTCCGCCCTTCTCAATGCGCCGCAGCGCGAAGCCATACGCTACCTCGACGGCCCCTGCCTGGTGCTGGCCGGCGCCGGCAGCGGCAAGACGCGGGTCATCACGCACAAGATCGCGCACCTCATCAACGAATGCGGGCTCAGCCCGGCCAACATCGCGGCGATCACCTTCACCAACAAGGCGGCCAAGGAAATGCAGGAGCGCGTCGCCCACCTGATGGGCGGACGGGCGCCGGGCGGCCTCACCGTGTGCACCTTCCATGCGCTGGGCGTGCGCATCATCCGCCAGGAGGCGGCGCATTGCGGGCTGAAGCCGCAGTTCTCCATCCTCGATGCCTCCGACACCGTGCAGATCGTGTCCGACGTCGCCGGCGATAGCGACAAGGGCATCGCCAAGCAGATGCAGTGGCAGATCTCGTCGTGGAAGAACGCGATGGTCACGCCCGAAGAGGCGGCGCAACTGGCCGACAACGAGATCGCCTCGGTCGCCGCCAGGCTCTACAAGGAGTACGAGCGCACGCTGCGCGCCTACCAGGCGGTGGATTTCGACGACCTCATCGCGCTGCCGGTGCGCCTGTTCGAGGAACATCCCGAGGTGCGCGAGCGCTGGCAGAACCGCCTGCGCTACCTGCTGGTGGATGAGTACCAGGACACCAACCGCGCCCAGTACCGCCTGCTGAAGCTGCTTTCCGGCGTGCGCGGCGCCTTCACCGCGGTCGGCGACGACGACCAGGCGATCTACGCCTGGCGCGGCGCCGACGTCGAGAACCTGCGCCTGCTGCAGCAGGACTACCCGAAGCTCAAGGTCATCAAGCTCGAGCAGAACTACCGCTCGTCGCGCCGCATCCTCGAGGCGGCCAACACCGTCATCGCCAACAACGAGAAGCTGTTCGAGAAGCGCCTGTGGTCCGAGCACGGCATCGGCGAGCAGATCGTCGTCACCAACTGCCGCGATGCCGAGCACGAAGCCGAATGGGTGGCGACGAAGATCACCGCGCACAAGTTCGAGCATCGCACCCGCTTCAAGGACTACGCCGTCCTGTACCGCGGCAACCACCAGGCGCGCGTCATCGAGCAGCAGTTGCGCAACCAGCGCGTCCCCTACGTGATGTCGGGCGGGCAGAGTTTCTTCGACAAGGCCGAGATCCGCGACCTGATCTCCTACCTGCGTCTGCTGGTCAATGAAGACGACGATCTCGCCTTCATCCGCGCCATCACCACGCCGCGCCGCGGCGTCGGTCCGGCCACGCTGGAAGCGCTCGGCGCCTATGCCGGGCGGCGCCACGTCAGCCTGTTCGCCGCGGTGTTCGAAGAAGGTCTGACCCAGCGTCTGAACGCGAAGCAACTCGCCGGCGTGCAGGAGTTCGCCGGCTTCATCAACCGGCTGCAGTACCGCGCGCCGCGCGAGCCCGCCGCGCAACTGCTGGAAGACCTGCTCGCAGCGATCGGCTACGAAGCCTGGCTGTTCGAGCACTGCGACACGCGCGAGGCGGAGTCCAAGTGGGACAACGTGCGCGACTTCGTCGGCTGGCTGGGCAGGAAGGGCGAGGAAGACGGCAAGAACCTCGTCGACCTGACGCAGACCATCGCGCTGATGTCCATGCTCGACAAGGAGGACCCCGACTTCGACGGCGTGCAGCTCGCCACCCTGCATGCTTCCAAGGGGCTCGAGTTCCCGCACGTGTTCCTGATCGGCGTCGAGGAAGGACTGCTGCCGCACCAGAGCAGCATCGACGAGGACAAGATCGAGGAAGAGCGCCGGCTGATGTACGTCGGCATCACCCGCGCCCAGCGCAGCCTCAACATCACCTGGTGCGAGCGGCGCAAGTCGGGGCGCGAGCCCCGCCCCTGCGAACCGAGCCGCTTCATCGCCGAGATGGGCGAAGACGTGAAGATGAACGATCGCCGCACCGCCGCGCCGGTGTCCAGGGAAGAAGGCAAGGCGCGCCTCGCCAACCTGATGGCCATGTTCGAGCAACGCGACAACAAGCCGGCGGGATGA
- a CDS encoding c-type cytochrome produces the protein MSNHRPLRLTRFAMPVAALAAAVLLAGCGKQGASVDPEKTAELIQPVARVELKVQKIAPGSRTGEQIVKSVCSGCHDAGSLGAPKTGDAGAWGPRIALGFDALTKSAIAGKNQMPPRGGLGDLTDTEVARAVAYLANKAGSSFTEPPVEQ, from the coding sequence ATGTCGAACCATCGCCCCCTGCGCCTCACCCGTTTCGCAATGCCTGTCGCCGCCCTGGCCGCCGCCGTGCTGCTGGCTGGCTGTGGCAAGCAGGGTGCGTCCGTGGATCCGGAGAAGACCGCCGAACTGATCCAGCCGGTCGCCCGCGTCGAACTGAAGGTCCAGAAGATTGCACCGGGCAGCCGTACCGGCGAGCAGATCGTCAAGTCGGTGTGCTCCGGCTGTCATGACGCCGGCAGCCTCGGCGCGCCGAAGACGGGCGATGCCGGCGCCTGGGGGCCGCGCATCGCGCTGGGGTTCGATGCGCTGACGAAGTCGGCGATCGCCGGCAAGAACCAGATGCCGCCGCGCGGCGGCCTCGGCGACCTGACCGACACCGAAGTCGCCCGCGCCGTGGCCTACCTGGCCAACAAGGCGGGCTCGAGCTTCACGGAGCCGCCGGTCGAGCAGTGA
- a CDS encoding MFS transporter translates to MKKNLWLLAIAQGLFLTNNVVFIAINGLVGLSLAPVAWMATLPVMGYVVGGALSTGLVARSQQRWGRKTSFQLGLLVALLTALLCAFALYLGSFWLLVAGTVIAGYYSANGQLYRFAAGEMASPEFRERAVSLVLAGGLIGAVVGPNLANHTRDGLGLPFLGSYLALAVVALVSMAVMAGIRFPAEKAKAVVAGSVRPLGEIVRQPEFIVAATASALGYGVMNLLMAATPLAMDVCGMPFSDAALVLEWHVIGMFAPGFFTGHLIARFGVLKIMGAGVALNAACIAVALSGQDLHHFLIGLFLLGVGWNFLFTGGTTLAMQAYRPSEKDKAQAAINFAVFATMALTSFASGALVTTQGWTLLNAGSLVPVALTGAALVWLALRRRGEVSPAA, encoded by the coding sequence ATGAAGAAGAATCTCTGGCTGCTGGCTATCGCCCAGGGCCTGTTCCTGACCAACAACGTCGTCTTCATCGCCATCAACGGGCTGGTGGGCCTGAGTCTGGCGCCGGTGGCCTGGATGGCGACGCTGCCGGTGATGGGCTACGTGGTGGGCGGTGCGCTGTCGACCGGGCTGGTGGCGCGCAGCCAGCAGCGCTGGGGGCGCAAGACCTCGTTCCAGCTTGGGCTGCTGGTGGCCCTGCTGACGGCCTTGCTGTGCGCGTTCGCGCTGTATCTGGGCAGCTTCTGGCTGCTGGTGGCGGGGACGGTGATCGCCGGCTACTACAGCGCCAACGGCCAGCTCTACCGCTTTGCCGCCGGCGAGATGGCGTCGCCCGAGTTTCGCGAGCGGGCGGTGTCGCTGGTGCTGGCCGGCGGCCTGATCGGCGCGGTCGTCGGTCCCAACCTGGCCAACCATACCCGCGACGGGCTGGGCCTGCCCTTTCTCGGCTCCTACCTGGCGCTGGCGGTGGTGGCGCTGGTGTCGATGGCGGTGATGGCGGGCATCCGCTTTCCGGCGGAGAAGGCGAAGGCGGTCGTGGCCGGCAGCGTGCGGCCGCTGGGCGAGATCGTGCGGCAGCCGGAATTCATCGTGGCGGCGACCGCTTCGGCGCTCGGCTATGGCGTCATGAACCTGCTGATGGCGGCGACGCCGCTGGCGATGGACGTGTGCGGCATGCCGTTCTCGGATGCGGCGCTGGTGCTGGAATGGCACGTCATCGGCATGTTCGCGCCGGGGTTCTTCACCGGGCACCTGATCGCGCGCTTCGGCGTGCTGAAGATCATGGGGGCGGGCGTGGCATTGAATGCGGCCTGCATCGCGGTCGCGCTGTCGGGGCAGGATCTGCACCACTTCCTGATCGGCCTGTTCCTGCTCGGCGTGGGCTGGAACTTCCTTTTCACCGGCGGCACGACCCTGGCCATGCAAGCCTACCGCCCGTCGGAAAAGGACAAGGCGCAGGCGGCGATCAATTTCGCGGTGTTCGCGACGATGGCGCTGACCTCGTTCGCCTCCGGCGCGCTGGTGACGACGCAGGGCTGGACGCTGCTCAATGCCGGCTCGCTGGTGCCGGTGGCGCTGACCGGCGCGGCGCTGGTGTGGCTGGCGCTACGCCGGCGCGGCGAGGTGTCGCCGGCTGCCTGA
- a CDS encoding DUF488 domain-containing protein: protein MRLSIKRVYAPPEEGDGFRVLIDRLWPRGLAKEKAGVDLWLRDIAPSTALRQWFGHDPARWETFRERYLEELRQGEAAAALETLRAEVAARPVLTLLYSAHDEAHNNAVALRDMLQGGG from the coding sequence ATGCGCTTGAGCATCAAACGCGTCTATGCGCCACCCGAGGAGGGCGACGGATTCCGGGTGCTGATAGACAGGCTGTGGCCGCGCGGGCTGGCGAAGGAGAAGGCGGGGGTCGATCTGTGGCTGCGCGACATCGCGCCGTCGACCGCGCTGCGCCAGTGGTTCGGACACGATCCGGCGCGCTGGGAGACGTTCCGTGAGCGCTACCTGGAGGAACTGCGGCAAGGCGAGGCGGCGGCGGCGCTGGAAACGCTGCGTGCCGAGGTCGCCGCCCGCCCGGTGCTGACGCTGCTCTATTCGGCGCACGACGAGGCGCACAACAACGCGGTGGCGCTAAGGGACATGTTGCAGGGCGGCGGCTGA
- the hypE gene encoding hydrogenase expression/formation protein HypE has protein sequence MRLPHSHPLDLEHGRIDLSHGAGGRAMAQLIEDLFARELGNEFLAQGDDGARLPACTGPLVMATDAHVVSPLFFPGGDIGCLSVHGTINDVAVMGAQPLYLAASFVLEEGLPLAGLARIVASMAAAARAAGVPVVTGDTKVVERGKADGVFITTTGVGVRLAGIDVSGANARPGDAVLVSGPLGDHGMAIMSVRENLAFDAPIVSDTAALHGLIADLLAAAPDVRVLRDPTRGGLAATLNEIAHQSGVGIVLDEAAIPVRPAVAAACELLGLDPLDIASEGRLIAICPAAGAERALAALRAHPLGTEAVRIGEVIADERRFVQMKTRFGGRRMVDWLAGDALPRIC, from the coding sequence ATGAGACTCCCGCATTCCCACCCGCTGGACCTGGAACACGGCCGCATCGACCTGTCGCACGGCGCCGGCGGCCGCGCCATGGCGCAGTTGATCGAAGACCTCTTCGCCCGCGAGCTGGGCAACGAATTCCTCGCCCAGGGCGATGACGGCGCCCGCCTGCCCGCCTGCACCGGGCCGCTGGTGATGGCGACCGACGCGCACGTGGTGTCGCCGCTGTTCTTTCCCGGCGGCGACATCGGCTGCCTGTCGGTGCATGGCACGATCAACGACGTGGCGGTGATGGGCGCGCAGCCGCTGTACCTGGCGGCGAGCTTCGTGCTGGAAGAGGGCCTGCCGCTCGCCGGACTGGCGCGCATCGTCGCCTCGATGGCCGCCGCCGCGCGCGCGGCCGGCGTGCCGGTGGTCACCGGCGACACCAAGGTGGTCGAGCGCGGCAAGGCCGACGGCGTGTTCATCACCACCACCGGGGTGGGCGTACGCCTGGCCGGCATCGACGTGTCCGGTGCCAATGCGCGGCCGGGCGACGCGGTGCTGGTCTCCGGCCCGCTCGGCGATCACGGCATGGCGATCATGTCGGTGCGCGAGAACCTCGCGTTCGACGCGCCCATCGTCTCGGACACGGCCGCGCTGCACGGCCTCATCGCCGACCTGCTGGCCGCCGCGCCCGACGTCCGCGTGCTGCGCGACCCCACCCGCGGCGGGCTGGCGGCGACGCTGAACGAGATCGCCCACCAGTCGGGCGTGGGCATCGTGCTGGACGAAGCCGCCATCCCGGTACGCCCGGCGGTGGCCGCCGCCTGCGAACTGCTCGGGCTCGATCCGCTCGACATCGCCAGCGAGGGCCGGCTGATCGCCATCTGCCCCGCCGCCGGCGCCGAGCGCGCGCTGGCGGCGCTGCGCGCGCACCCGCTCGGCACGGAAGCCGTGCGCATCGGCGAAGTCATCGCCGACGAGCGCCGCTTCGTGCAGATGAAGACCCGCTTCGGCGGCCGGCGCATGGTCGACTGGCTGGCCGGGGATGCGCTGCCGCGGATCTGCTGA
- the hypD gene encoding hydrogenase formation protein HypD gives MKYVDDFRDGTVARALGAAIRAGARPDREYRLMEFCGGHTHAISRYGIADLLPPQVRLVHGPGCPVCVLPVGRIDQAIRLALEHGVILCTYGDTLRVPASGRLSLLRAKGRGADVRMVYSPLDALQVARANPAREVVFLAIGFETTTPPTAVAVKQARAEGLGNFSLLCNHVLTPAAMHAILAAPGGVRLDGFVGPAHVSTVIGSAPYEPFARDHGKPVVIAGFEPLDVMRAIQMLIRQIDDGRAEVENEFTRAVTAEGNRKAQALVAEVFELRDAFEWRGLGTVPASALRLRPAFAGFDAEARFAVPAVPVPDHRACECAAILRGEKRPQECRIFGTACTPDNPVGSCMVSSEGACAAHYTYGRFRVEAAPTETTRT, from the coding sequence ATGAAATACGTCGACGACTTCCGCGACGGTACGGTGGCGCGCGCGCTGGGCGCCGCGATCCGCGCCGGGGCGCGCCCGGACCGCGAGTACCGCCTGATGGAGTTCTGCGGCGGCCACACGCATGCCATCTCGCGCTACGGCATCGCCGACCTGCTGCCGCCGCAGGTCCGGCTGGTCCACGGCCCCGGCTGCCCGGTGTGCGTCCTGCCGGTGGGGCGCATCGACCAGGCGATCCGCCTCGCGCTCGAACATGGCGTGATCCTCTGCACCTACGGCGACACGCTGCGCGTCCCCGCGTCCGGCAGGCTGTCGCTGCTGCGCGCCAAGGGCCGCGGCGCCGACGTGCGCATGGTGTATTCGCCGCTCGACGCGCTGCAGGTGGCGCGCGCCAACCCGGCGCGCGAAGTGGTGTTCCTCGCCATCGGCTTCGAGACCACCACGCCGCCGACCGCGGTGGCGGTGAAGCAGGCCCGGGCCGAGGGCCTGGGGAACTTCTCGCTGCTGTGCAACCACGTGCTGACGCCGGCGGCGATGCACGCCATCCTCGCCGCACCCGGCGGCGTGCGGCTGGACGGCTTCGTCGGCCCGGCGCACGTCTCCACCGTCATCGGCAGCGCCCCCTACGAACCCTTCGCGCGCGATCACGGCAAGCCGGTGGTGATCGCCGGCTTCGAGCCGCTGGACGTGATGCGCGCGATCCAGATGCTGATCCGCCAGATCGACGACGGCCGCGCCGAGGTCGAAAACGAATTCACCCGCGCCGTCACCGCCGAAGGCAACCGCAAGGCGCAGGCCCTGGTCGCCGAGGTGTTCGAGCTGCGCGACGCTTTCGAATGGCGCGGCCTGGGCACCGTGCCGGCGAGCGCGCTGCGCCTGCGCCCGGCCTTCGCCGGCTTCGATGCCGAGGCGCGCTTCGCCGTACCCGCCGTGCCCGTGCCCGACCACAGGGCCTGCGAGTGCGCCGCCATCCTGCGCGGCGAAAAACGTCCGCAGGAATGCCGCATCTTCGGCACCGCCTGCACGCCGGACAACCCGGTCGGCTCCTGCATGGTGTCGTCCGAGGGCGCCTGCGCCGCGCACTACACCTACGGCCGCTTCCGCGTGGAGGCGGCCCCGACGGAAACAACCCGCACATGA
- a CDS encoding HypC/HybG/HupF family hydrogenase formation chaperone has translation MCLAIPAMVVELCGKDEALVDLDGVRKRISLAMVDDVAVGDYVIVHVGFALQKLDVGEAEATLALLREIARAQQAAGEAGPAELP, from the coding sequence ATGTGCCTTGCGATCCCCGCGATGGTGGTGGAACTGTGCGGCAAGGACGAAGCCCTCGTCGACCTCGACGGCGTGCGCAAACGCATCTCGCTGGCGATGGTGGATGACGTGGCGGTCGGCGATTACGTGATCGTGCATGTGGGCTTTGCGCTGCAGAAGCTCGACGTCGGGGAGGCCGAGGCCACGCTGGCGCTGCTGCGCGAGATCGCGCGGGCGCAGCAGGCCGCCGGCGAGGCCGGCCCGGCGGAGCTGCCATGA
- a CDS encoding Kae1-like domain-containing protein, translated as MAGLAGRRRPPRRSFGPGMTTTAPVPLMAPPADSIEHRLALRDGPPVLALGAWFKNTVCAAQGKIAAVSRTVGDLDGVDACLAHERAARALLAWLAEAGARPAAIAHDLHPDFHSTRFAAELAAELGVPLQPVQHHHAHIAAVCAEHGHDGAALGLALDGVGLGGDGSAWGGELLQVDGARCQRIGHLRPLALPGGDRAAREPWRMAASALHALGRGGEIAARFAALPAAAGLARLLDAGLRCPPTTSMGRVFDAAAGLLGLGTVMRIEAEAAIALEQAATRHGPVEPLAGGWRIDEDAHSGALRLDLLLLLAALADPASGAEPGRGAALFHATLGAALADWLRQAARRHGLGTVAAAGGCLFNRLLAGSLRRDCTQAGLRLLEPRALPPGDTAIAFGQAAVARLSLADG; from the coding sequence ATGGCTGGACTGGCTGGCCGCCGGCGCCCGCCGCGCCGCAGCTTCGGCCCCGGCATGACGACGACCGCGCCCGTGCCGCTGATGGCGCCCCCCGCCGACTCGATCGAGCACCGCCTCGCGCTGCGCGACGGCCCGCCGGTGCTGGCGCTGGGCGCCTGGTTCAAGAACACGGTGTGCGCCGCACAGGGCAAGATCGCCGCGGTGTCGCGCACGGTGGGCGACCTCGACGGCGTAGACGCCTGCCTCGCCCACGAGCGCGCCGCGCGCGCACTGCTCGCCTGGCTGGCGGAGGCCGGCGCGCGGCCGGCTGCAATCGCGCACGACCTGCATCCGGATTTCCACTCCACGCGCTTCGCCGCCGAACTCGCCGCCGAACTCGGCGTGCCGCTGCAGCCGGTGCAGCACCACCATGCCCACATCGCCGCGGTGTGCGCGGAGCACGGCCACGACGGCGCGGCGCTCGGCCTCGCGCTCGACGGCGTCGGCCTGGGCGGCGACGGCAGCGCCTGGGGCGGCGAGCTATTGCAGGTCGACGGCGCACGCTGCCAGCGCATCGGCCACCTGCGCCCGCTCGCCCTGCCCGGCGGCGACCGCGCCGCGCGCGAACCCTGGCGCATGGCGGCCTCGGCGCTGCACGCGCTGGGCCGCGGCGGCGAGATCGCCGCGCGCTTCGCCGCCCTGCCGGCGGCCGCCGGCCTCGCCCGGCTGCTGGACGCCGGCCTGCGCTGCCCGCCGACGACCAGCATGGGCCGCGTGTTCGATGCCGCCGCCGGCCTGCTCGGCCTCGGCACGGTGATGCGGATCGAGGCCGAAGCGGCGATCGCGCTGGAACAGGCCGCCACCCGCCATGGGCCGGTCGAGCCGCTGGCCGGCGGCTGGCGCATCGACGAAGACGCGCATTCCGGCGCGCTGCGGCTCGATCTGCTGCTCTTGCTGGCCGCGCTCGCCGACCCCGCCTCCGGTGCGGAGCCCGGCCGCGGCGCCGCCCTGTTCCACGCCACGCTAGGCGCGGCACTGGCCGACTGGCTGCGGCAGGCGGCGCGGCGCCACGGCCTGGGCACCGTCGCCGCCGCCGGCGGCTGCCTCTTCAACAGGCTGCTCGCCGGCTCGCTGCGCCGCGACTGTACCCAGGCCGGCCTGCGCCTGCTCGAACCGCGCGCGCTGCCGCCCGGCGACACCGCGATCGCCTTCGGCCAGGCGGCGGTGGCGCGCCTGAGCCTGGCGGACGGCTGA
- the hypB gene encoding hydrogenase nickel incorporation protein HypB, translated as MCTTCGCGGDGATIDHHGGHPYRPHRRAAAASPAAGRADDALLRAAVAGAAPEPAVMAAGSTSASPGTAPAPFPAAHDAGHPGAASGEALAAAAPLRHVAVEQDLLARNDAEAAANRRALAAAGVFAVNLVSSPGSGKTTLLVKTIERLAGRIPLAVIEGDQQTSRDAERIRATGAPATQINTGRGCHLDARMVGDAMAGLPLARGGLLLIENVGNLVCPAAFDLGEAHKVVILSVTEGEDKPVKYPDMFRAAGLMLLNKCDLLPYLDFDVQAAQNWARRVNPDIRIIHVSATGGQGMDEWLDWLAAGARRAAASAPA; from the coding sequence ATGTGTACCACCTGCGGATGCGGTGGCGACGGCGCCACCATCGACCACCACGGCGGCCATCCCTACCGGCCGCATCGCCGCGCCGCGGCCGCATCGCCCGCGGCCGGGCGTGCGGACGACGCCCTCCTCCGCGCGGCCGTGGCCGGTGCCGCGCCCGAGCCGGCCGTCATGGCGGCGGGAAGCACCAGCGCGAGCCCCGGTACGGCGCCCGCCCCCTTCCCTGCCGCACATGATGCCGGGCATCCCGGAGCCGCATCCGGCGAGGCACTCGCGGCCGCCGCGCCTCTGCGCCACGTGGCCGTCGAGCAGGATCTGCTCGCCCGCAACGACGCCGAGGCCGCCGCCAACCGGCGCGCGCTGGCCGCGGCCGGCGTGTTCGCGGTCAACCTCGTCTCCAGCCCGGGCTCGGGCAAGACCACGCTGCTGGTGAAGACCATAGAGCGGCTGGCCGGCCGCATCCCGCTGGCGGTGATCGAGGGCGACCAGCAGACCAGCCGCGACGCCGAACGCATCCGCGCCACCGGCGCGCCCGCCACCCAGATCAACACCGGCAGGGGCTGCCACCTCGATGCGCGCATGGTGGGCGACGCGATGGCCGGCCTGCCGCTGGCGCGCGGCGGCCTGCTGCTGATCGAAAACGTCGGCAACCTGGTGTGCCCGGCCGCCTTCGACCTGGGCGAGGCACACAAGGTGGTGATCCTGTCGGTGACCGAGGGCGAGGACAAGCCGGTCAAGTACCCCGACATGTTCCGCGCCGCCGGCCTGATGCTGCTCAACAAGTGCGACCTGCTGCCCTACCTGGATTTCGACGTCCAGGCGGCACAGAACTGGGCGCGCCGGGTGAATCCGGACATCCGCATCATCCACGTGTCGGCGACGGGCGGCCAGGGCATGGACGAATGGCTGGACTGGCTGGCCGCCGGCGCCCGCCGCGCCGCAGCTTCGGCCCCGGCATGA
- the hypA gene encoding hydrogenase maturation nickel metallochaperone HypA — translation MHELSLAESAVGLIEDAARRERFTRVRVVRMEIGALSCVEAEALRFAFESASLGTCAEGARLDIVAVPGEGECAACGIRAAMETLYDLCPRCESRPLRVLRGTELRVRDLDVE, via the coding sequence ATGCATGAACTGTCGCTGGCCGAAAGCGCGGTGGGCCTGATCGAGGACGCGGCCCGGCGCGAGCGCTTCACCCGCGTGCGGGTCGTGCGCATGGAGATCGGCGCGCTGTCCTGCGTCGAAGCCGAGGCGCTGCGCTTCGCCTTCGAGTCCGCGAGCCTCGGCACCTGTGCCGAAGGGGCGAGGCTGGACATCGTCGCGGTGCCGGGCGAGGGCGAATGCGCGGCGTGCGGCATCCGCGCCGCAATGGAAACCCTCTACGACCTCTGTCCGCGATGCGAATCGCGCCCGCTCAGGGTGTTGCGCGGCACCGAGTTGCGGGTCAGGGACCTGGACGTCGAATAG